A stretch of Gemmatimonadaceae bacterium DNA encodes these proteins:
- a CDS encoding 4-hydroxy-3-methylbut-2-enyl diphosphate reductase, giving the protein MPDPADSTYFRKGFGLKAEVAATLDSDYSGRLVDLLREREFVLTAGDTTVHLAREFGFCYGVERAVEYAYQTRAKFPDHRVVLVGEIIHNPHVNAKLRAMGVEILLPEPGGAGFDYSRVTPDDVVIIPAFGVTMRDFATLRDIGCVVVDTTCGSVLNVWKRVETYARDGFTAVIHGKHYHEETRATASQVRRHEGGAFLIVRDMAEARQVCDYIEGRAARDAFLARFAHAASPGFDPDVHLARIGVANQTTMLAGDSLAIAAALGDALERAHGAAYRAANFRSFDTICSATQDRQDAVAALLEQPLDAMVVVGGYNSSNTLSLAALCAPRVPTYHVEDATCLDAASGTIRHRPIGAGRDVETSDWLAMAGAVHVGITAGASTPNNKIGDAVARIFATRGIDPRGIA; this is encoded by the coding sequence ATGCCCGACCCCGCGGACTCGACCTACTTCCGAAAGGGTTTTGGCCTCAAAGCCGAGGTCGCAGCAACACTCGACTCGGACTACTCCGGTCGGCTCGTGGACCTCCTGCGCGAGCGTGAGTTCGTGCTCACCGCCGGCGACACCACGGTGCACCTGGCGCGCGAATTCGGCTTCTGCTACGGCGTCGAACGCGCGGTGGAGTACGCGTATCAAACGCGCGCCAAATTCCCCGACCACCGCGTCGTCCTGGTGGGCGAGATCATCCACAACCCGCACGTCAACGCGAAGCTGCGCGCAATGGGCGTCGAGATTCTGCTGCCGGAACCGGGCGGCGCCGGCTTCGACTACTCGCGCGTCACGCCGGACGACGTCGTGATCATTCCGGCGTTCGGGGTCACCATGCGGGACTTCGCGACGCTGCGCGACATCGGCTGCGTCGTGGTCGACACTACCTGCGGCTCGGTGCTGAACGTGTGGAAGCGCGTCGAGACCTACGCGCGCGATGGATTCACGGCGGTGATTCACGGCAAGCATTACCACGAGGAGACGCGCGCCACGGCGTCGCAGGTGCGGCGGCACGAGGGCGGCGCCTTTCTCATCGTGCGCGACATGGCGGAGGCACGCCAGGTATGCGACTACATCGAGGGCCGCGCCGCCCGCGACGCGTTCCTGGCGCGGTTCGCGCATGCGGCGTCGCCGGGCTTCGATCCGGACGTGCACCTGGCGCGTATCGGCGTGGCCAACCAGACCACGATGCTGGCCGGCGACTCGCTGGCCATCGCTGCTGCGTTAGGCGACGCGCTCGAGCGCGCGCACGGCGCGGCCTACCGCGCGGCCAACTTCCGATCGTTCGACACGATCTGCAGCGCGACGCAGGACCGCCAGGACGCGGTTGCGGCGCTGCTCGAGCAGCCGTTGGACGCGATGGTCGTCGTCGGCGGGTACAACTCGAGCAACACCCTCTCGCTGGCGGCGCTCTGCGCGCCGCGCGTGCCGACGTATCACGTGGAAGATGCGACGTGTCTGGACGCCGCATCGGGCACGATCCGGCACCGGCCGATCGGCGCCGGCCGCGACGTCGAGACGAGCGATTGGCTGGCGATGGCGGGCGCGGTGCACGTCGGCATCACGGCCGGCGCGAGCACGCCGAACAACAAAATCGGTGACGCGGTCGCGCGCATCTTCGCCACGCGCGGCATCGATCCCCGCGGCATCGCGTGA
- a CDS encoding thiosulfate oxidation carrier protein SoxY — translation MENHESTGRRSFLRAALLGATALALSGRDLLAAQGAHDGPGDDMPDAAKKVLREHFGARSIKDGHVSLDLPEVAPDSREVPIFIETDLPMDPDHYVKAIHLVVDHNPDIYVAGFELTPALGKASIDTRIKMRRSSQVRAIVETSRGELWWAHKLVYTTLNGCV, via the coding sequence ATGGAGAATCACGAGTCCACCGGCCGACGTTCTTTTCTCCGCGCCGCCCTCCTCGGCGCCACGGCGTTGGCGCTGAGCGGACGCGATCTGCTCGCCGCGCAAGGCGCTCACGATGGCCCCGGCGACGATATGCCCGATGCCGCGAAGAAAGTGCTGCGCGAGCATTTCGGCGCGCGTTCCATCAAAGATGGGCACGTGAGCCTCGATCTCCCCGAAGTCGCACCCGACAGCCGCGAAGTCCCGATCTTCATCGAGACCGATCTCCCGATGGATCCCGACCACTATGTGAAGGCCATCCATCTCGTGGTCGATCACAACCCCGACATCTACGTCGCCGGCTTCGAGCTCACGCCTGCGTTAGGCAAGGCGTCCATCGACACGCGCATCAAGATGCGGCGCAGCTCCCAGGTGCGCGCCATCGTCGAAACCAGTCGCGGCGAGCTGTGGTGGGCGCACAAGCTCGTCTACACCACGCTCAACGGATGCGTGTGA
- a CDS encoding MBL fold metallo-hydrolase: MAAAIALLAARGAHAQQTIVPRTLSADSATRAAIASRYPRDRSDTLPAFPLRELAPGVYAVLGDTGRGVEGRPNAGFVVTPAGVVVIDALASPGEGRVLMRTIRTVTRAPVRYLVLTHHHPDHTFGAIVFKRAGARVIAHPDRRTLANIDGDDRLASDWTGVMGLEQMRSFAYADTPDIPVRRDTMLVVGGRRIEIVRPGPAHTAGDLMVWLPNERVLFAGDVLVEDGVSMMVDGSSAAMLGALSRIDALDPRVAVPGHGRLATHPATLVATTRCYVLALRDTMRRAVADGVRMGLALDQLPQADRDRPVSLHSRLRRNAVRVYSEMEQSLLGSSPSKAALAAEARQLSACPQSGSNVR, encoded by the coding sequence ATGGCCGCCGCCATCGCGCTGCTCGCAGCGCGCGGCGCGCATGCCCAACAGACGATCGTCCCGCGGACCCTGAGCGCGGATTCGGCCACACGCGCGGCGATCGCCAGCCGGTATCCGCGCGACCGCTCGGATACGTTGCCCGCCTTCCCGCTGCGCGAGCTCGCGCCGGGCGTCTACGCGGTCCTCGGCGACACGGGCCGGGGCGTGGAGGGGAGGCCTAACGCAGGCTTCGTCGTCACGCCAGCCGGCGTCGTCGTCATCGATGCGCTCGCCAGCCCGGGCGAAGGCCGCGTGCTGATGCGCACCATCCGCACGGTGACCCGGGCGCCGGTGCGCTATCTGGTCCTCACGCATCACCATCCGGACCACACCTTCGGCGCCATCGTGTTCAAGCGCGCAGGCGCGCGCGTGATCGCGCACCCCGATCGGCGCACGCTGGCCAACATCGATGGCGACGACCGGCTCGCCAGCGACTGGACCGGCGTCATGGGTCTCGAGCAGATGCGCAGCTTCGCCTACGCCGATACGCCGGACATCCCGGTGCGGCGCGACACGATGCTCGTCGTCGGCGGACGCCGCATCGAGATCGTGCGCCCCGGTCCGGCGCACACCGCGGGCGATCTCATGGTGTGGCTGCCTAACGAGCGGGTGTTGTTCGCCGGAGATGTTCTCGTCGAAGACGGCGTCTCGATGATGGTCGACGGCAGCTCCGCCGCGATGCTCGGGGCGCTGTCGCGCATTGACGCACTCGATCCGCGCGTGGCCGTGCCCGGACACGGCCGCCTCGCGACGCACCCGGCAACCCTCGTTGCGACCACGAGATGCTACGTGCTCGCGCTCCGCGACACGATGCGGCGCGCGGTCGCCGACGGCGTCCGCATGGGCCTCGCGCTCGACCAGCTCCCTCAGGCCGACCGCGACCGGCCGGTGTCGCTGCACTCGCGCCTGCGCCGGAACGCGGTACGCGTGTACAGCGAGATGGAGCAATCGCTCCTTGGCTCCTCTCCGTCCAAAGCGGCCCTGGCAGCGGAGGCGAGGCAGCTCTCCGCCTGCCCGCAGTCGGGCTCGAACGTTCGATAG
- a CDS encoding zinc-dependent metalloprotease — translation MPLQIDGRTLWRMCETAMNNASANRPRRASLACRLPCPSRPAAGRVGRSTHLRRSTSVMNRKLLPALALAAASAAACAHKPSQQAPEPVRQPATAMISEQRPARGAVCGAGGGGGGGGAPGAPGGAAPAAAAAAAARDTGAARQVATGAPRPRPYDRVITRAAKTYRGMFIVHVQCDRLYFEIPQKQLGVDMLLVGRYDRAAAAEPDQPRGGFGEYGGDEFGERTLVWQRDGDRIILRSPTFSITADSSLAVYRSVEASNYAPIVAIFNVEAYGPDSAAVIDVTRLYTSEVPEFAAIRGRIDERRSYIESAAAFPENVEIQAAQTGIPAPEGGRFGAPQPAQPQANAEAISVLAHWSLVRLPDHPMMPRRFDERVGYFSIDQVDFGLEQRAARRQYISRYRLECSDQRVGDLCIPKKQIVYYVDPGTPDEWKPWIRKAITDWQVAFEAAGFKDAIIAKDPPANDSTWSPEDIRHTMIRWLPSTIENAVGPHVSDPRTGEILNGSVRIFQNVLNLQRDWYFTQASQLDPRARSFPMPDSLMGRLLEFVVAHEIGHTLGLRHDQLGSSTYPADSVRSATWVHKMGHSPSIMDYSRFNYVAQPEDHIALEDIVPRIGPYDKFAIMWGYTPIPDAKTPDEERPTLDKWAMQQDSIPWYRFSESNDFGDFGTLTEAVGDADPVWSTTYGFKNIARVMGYIAGATTKAAQDNSDMKEIYDRTVGQWATEATHVVTVIAGAEVQYKSGSQPGPVYKPLPRAREVAAMKFLNDNVFRTPSYLIRPELSRRIEAEGMINRVVAAQSRVLASVLNDNRMNRLIEEEAVATDKSTVYPLPNMLSDLQNGIWSELSAGRVSIDAYRRELQMVYLTQLNSKLNPPDESARPAGPPRNPFGRRNIPLSEDVKSELRGELLALRADIRRAIPKAANEETRFHLEAADHRIGDILEPKK, via the coding sequence ATGCCCTTGCAAATTGATGGACGCACACTCTGGCGAATGTGTGAAACCGCGATGAATAATGCTTCAGCGAATCGGCCCCGTCGTGCGTCGTTAGCTTGTCGCCTCCCTTGTCCATCTCGACCTGCCGCTGGTCGAGTCGGGCGCTCTACTCATCTCCGGCGGTCCACCTCTGTGATGAATCGAAAACTTCTTCCCGCCCTGGCACTGGCGGCCGCATCCGCGGCTGCCTGCGCCCACAAACCTAGTCAGCAGGCGCCTGAGCCCGTACGGCAGCCCGCAACAGCAATGATCTCGGAGCAGCGCCCGGCGCGCGGAGCGGTATGCGGAGCCGGAGGAGGAGGTGGTGGCGGTGGCGCACCCGGCGCACCCGGCGGAGCGGCACCCGCTGCGGCAGCGGCCGCAGCCGCGCGAGACACCGGTGCCGCCCGTCAGGTTGCGACCGGCGCACCGCGCCCGCGGCCCTACGATCGCGTCATCACGCGCGCCGCGAAGACCTATCGCGGCATGTTCATCGTCCACGTCCAGTGCGACCGTCTCTATTTCGAGATCCCGCAGAAACAGCTCGGCGTCGACATGCTCCTCGTCGGCCGGTACGATCGGGCGGCTGCAGCAGAGCCCGATCAGCCGCGAGGCGGCTTCGGCGAGTATGGGGGCGATGAGTTCGGCGAACGCACGCTCGTGTGGCAGCGCGATGGCGATCGCATCATTCTCCGGTCACCGACCTTCTCGATCACCGCCGATTCGTCGCTCGCGGTCTACCGGTCGGTCGAGGCGTCCAACTATGCGCCCATCGTTGCGATCTTCAACGTGGAGGCGTACGGTCCCGACAGCGCGGCCGTCATCGATGTGACGCGCCTCTATACGAGCGAAGTGCCTGAGTTCGCGGCGATTCGGGGTCGGATCGATGAGCGCCGCTCGTACATCGAGAGCGCGGCGGCGTTCCCGGAGAACGTTGAGATTCAGGCCGCGCAGACCGGCATTCCGGCGCCGGAAGGCGGGCGTTTTGGTGCTCCGCAGCCGGCGCAACCGCAAGCCAACGCGGAAGCGATCAGTGTGCTTGCGCACTGGAGCCTGGTGCGGCTGCCCGATCATCCGATGATGCCGCGCCGGTTCGACGAGCGGGTGGGGTACTTCTCCATCGATCAGGTCGACTTCGGTCTCGAGCAGCGCGCGGCCCGGCGTCAATACATCTCGCGGTATCGTCTCGAATGTTCGGACCAGCGGGTCGGCGACCTCTGCATTCCGAAAAAGCAAATCGTGTACTATGTCGATCCTGGGACGCCCGATGAATGGAAGCCGTGGATTCGGAAGGCGATTACGGATTGGCAGGTGGCGTTCGAGGCAGCGGGCTTCAAGGACGCGATCATCGCCAAAGATCCGCCGGCCAATGATTCGACGTGGTCGCCGGAAGACATCAGACATACGATGATACGATGGCTGCCGTCGACAATTGAAAACGCGGTTGGCCCGCACGTCAGCGACCCGCGCACCGGAGAAATCCTCAACGGATCGGTGCGCATCTTCCAGAACGTGCTCAACCTGCAGCGTGACTGGTACTTCACGCAGGCCTCGCAGCTCGATCCGCGCGCACGGTCGTTCCCGATGCCCGACTCGCTCATGGGCCGGCTGCTCGAGTTCGTGGTCGCCCACGAAATCGGCCACACGCTGGGCCTCCGGCACGATCAGTTAGGCAGCTCGACGTATCCGGCCGACAGCGTCCGCAGTGCGACCTGGGTCCACAAGATGGGCCACAGCCCGAGCATCATGGACTACTCGCGGTTCAATTACGTGGCCCAACCGGAAGACCACATCGCGCTCGAGGACATCGTCCCGCGGATCGGTCCGTACGACAAGTTCGCGATCATGTGGGGCTACACGCCGATCCCCGACGCCAAGACGCCGGACGAAGAGCGCCCAACGCTGGACAAGTGGGCCATGCAGCAGGACTCGATTCCCTGGTATCGCTTCTCCGAGAGCAATGACTTCGGCGACTTCGGCACACTCACCGAAGCCGTTGGCGACGCCGATCCGGTGTGGTCCACCACCTATGGATTCAAGAACATCGCGCGCGTGATGGGATACATCGCCGGCGCGACCACGAAAGCGGCCCAGGACAACAGCGACATGAAGGAGATTTACGATCGCACGGTCGGCCAATGGGCCACCGAGGCGACGCACGTCGTGACCGTCATCGCCGGCGCGGAGGTGCAGTACAAGTCGGGCAGCCAGCCGGGTCCCGTGTACAAGCCGCTGCCGCGAGCCCGTGAAGTGGCAGCCATGAAATTCCTCAACGACAACGTGTTCCGCACACCGTCGTATCTGATCCGTCCCGAGCTCAGCCGTCGGATCGAGGCGGAGGGCATGATCAATCGCGTCGTCGCCGCGCAATCCCGTGTGCTCGCGTCTGTCCTCAACGACAACCGCATGAACCGGTTGATCGAAGAGGAAGCAGTGGCGACCGACAAGAGCACGGTCTATCCGCTCCCCAACATGCTGAGCGATCTGCAGAACGGCATCTGGTCGGAGCTGTCGGCGGGACGTGTCTCGATCGATGCGTATCGACGCGAGCTGCAGATGGTGTATCTGACGCAACTGAACAGCAAATTGAATCCGCCTGACGAGTCGGCACGGCCGGCCGGACCGCCGCGCAATCCGTTTGGCCGTCGGAACATTCCGCTCTCGGAGGACGTGAAGTCGGAACTGCGCGGCGAGCTGCTCGCCCTGCGCGCGGACATCCGTCGTGCGATTCCGAAAGCCGCCAACGAAGAGACGCGCTTTCATCTCGAAGCCGCCGACCACCGTATCGGCGACATCCTGGAGCCGAAGAAGTAG
- a CDS encoding response regulator has translation MKTIAVVEDNADNRLLLRALLDERFRIVEFETGADAVAGLPDAGAEVVLLDISLPGMDGVEVLARLRNDARTARLPVVALTAHAMAGDRENYLRAGFDEYVTKPIVDETVLFDAIDRQLGKSAA, from the coding sequence ATGAAGACCATCGCGGTCGTCGAAGACAACGCCGACAACCGGCTGTTGCTGCGCGCGCTGCTCGACGAGCGCTTCCGCATCGTCGAGTTCGAGACCGGCGCCGATGCTGTCGCGGGCCTGCCCGACGCCGGCGCCGAAGTCGTGCTGCTCGACATCTCGCTGCCCGGCATGGACGGCGTCGAGGTGCTCGCGCGCCTGCGCAATGATGCGCGCACGGCACGGCTTCCGGTCGTCGCCCTCACCGCGCACGCCATGGCCGGCGACCGAGAGAACTATCTGCGCGCCGGATTCGACGAGTACGTCACCAAGCCCATCGTCGATGAAACGGTGCTCTTCGATGCGATCGATCGCCAGTTAGGCAAGAGCGCCGCGTGA
- a CDS encoding thioesterase family protein yields the protein MPKTPFVVAEYVRWGDIDLAGIICYGAYIRFYELAETEIFRACGLPFREMFERYDIWLPRKVMHTEFYRPARLDDRLEVATYFSRVGESSLTINFDVLDADGASLHAAAYQVLVCVSRQSFAKVPLPAAVVEAVGRYMMDSETARAAVRGLDPVRARSSS from the coding sequence ATGCCCAAGACGCCGTTCGTGGTGGCCGAATACGTTCGCTGGGGCGACATCGATCTCGCCGGCATCATCTGCTACGGCGCGTACATCCGCTTCTACGAGCTCGCGGAGACGGAGATCTTTCGCGCGTGCGGGCTGCCGTTCCGCGAGATGTTCGAGCGCTACGACATCTGGTTGCCGCGCAAGGTCATGCACACCGAGTTCTACCGGCCCGCGCGCCTGGACGACCGTCTCGAGGTGGCGACGTATTTCAGCCGCGTCGGCGAGTCGTCGCTGACGATCAATTTCGATGTGCTCGATGCGGACGGCGCATCGCTGCACGCGGCGGCGTATCAGGTGCTGGTATGCGTGTCGCGGCAGAGCTTCGCGAAGGTGCCGCTGCCGGCCGCCGTGGTGGAGGCCGTCGGGCGGTACATGATGGACAGCGAGACGGCGCGCGCGGCGGTTAGGGGTCTGGATCCGGTGCGCGCCCGGTCTTCGAGTTAG
- the soxZ gene encoding thiosulfate oxidation carrier complex protein SoxZ translates to MTSVAGPLTGDARILLPPGIQKDSVIYVRALVAHPMYTGFSRDEKGALIPEYYIKTVEITYGGRRVARFAWTSGISRDPYVAFPLRATHEGPLHIAWTDTKGRVYTQTAAIAFGG, encoded by the coding sequence GTGACCTCCGTCGCGGGCCCCCTCACCGGCGATGCGCGCATTCTGCTGCCGCCCGGCATCCAGAAAGACAGCGTGATCTACGTGCGCGCGCTCGTCGCGCATCCGATGTACACGGGGTTCTCGCGCGACGAAAAGGGCGCGCTCATCCCCGAGTACTACATCAAGACGGTCGAGATCACGTACGGCGGGCGCCGCGTCGCGCGCTTCGCCTGGACGTCGGGTATCAGCCGGGATCCGTACGTCGCCTTCCCGTTGCGCGCGACGCACGAAGGCCCGCTGCACATCGCATGGACCGACACCAAGGGCCGGGTCTATACGCAGACTGCCGCCATCGCCTTCGGCGGTTGA
- a CDS encoding Hpt domain-containing protein: MPTPTGTAADASAVELDRALERLRRFGGDALLRDMIDLFLEHAPKRIAASRDALAANDLAPVRLAVHSLVSSCAQLGAEQMRRLSAEAEQAVATNPDALAGLLEALEREFAIVQPLLVSARPHAGPAS, translated from the coding sequence ATGCCGACACCCACCGGTACCGCCGCCGATGCCTCGGCGGTCGAGCTCGACCGCGCGCTCGAGCGCCTGCGCCGCTTCGGCGGCGATGCGCTGCTGCGCGACATGATCGACCTGTTTCTCGAGCACGCGCCCAAGCGCATCGCGGCCTCGCGCGACGCGCTCGCGGCGAACGACCTCGCGCCCGTCCGTCTCGCCGTGCATTCGTTGGTCTCGAGCTGTGCACAGTTAGGCGCCGAGCAGATGCGGCGCCTGAGCGCCGAGGCCGAACAGGCCGTGGCGACGAATCCGGACGCGCTCGCCGGCCTCCTCGAGGCGCTCGAGCGCGAGTTCGCCATCGTGCAACCGCTCCTCGTCTCCGCCCGGCCGCACGCCGGCCCAGCATCATGA
- a CDS encoding LD-carboxypeptidase: MISDGGDKPAPLIKPPALVKGDAIGVVAPSYAPRPGWLVRGVKALEHVGFSVVLDPEISKGRRFKRAEDERRAENFMGVWLDPKVKAVVGGTGGYGAVRMLPYLEPEIFRRNPKPFVGYSDITALHLWLMRRAGLRVFHGPTVDDLIPSARDPTMASLLNALMIPKPPAKLGKGMARVLRPGRATGRLIGGNLSLVQQTIGTPYEVDTRDAILFLEETRDPMSVLDERLVHLRAAGLLRAVKGIVFGQLSIDRSEEDEFEDFLLDLVSDLNVPVLADFPAGHEVPNLTVPLGTEVELVAEDAGGWIAYREDALEEAPREAPAAKDAAAPPSAPPPNTTSPNASLPNAASPNASPPNGESAEPAREPAATAR, from the coding sequence ATGATTTCTGACGGCGGCGACAAACCCGCGCCCCTCATCAAGCCGCCCGCGCTCGTCAAAGGCGACGCAATCGGAGTCGTCGCGCCGTCGTACGCGCCGCGTCCCGGGTGGCTCGTGCGCGGCGTGAAGGCGTTGGAGCACGTCGGCTTCAGCGTCGTGCTCGACCCCGAGATCTCGAAGGGCCGGCGATTCAAGCGCGCCGAAGATGAGCGGCGCGCCGAGAATTTCATGGGCGTGTGGCTGGATCCGAAGGTCAAAGCCGTGGTCGGCGGCACAGGCGGCTATGGCGCGGTGCGTATGCTGCCCTATCTCGAGCCGGAGATTTTCCGCCGCAACCCAAAACCGTTCGTCGGCTACTCGGACATCACGGCGCTCCATCTCTGGCTCATGCGCCGAGCAGGCCTCCGCGTTTTTCACGGGCCCACGGTGGACGATCTGATTCCGAGCGCGCGCGACCCGACGATGGCCTCGCTGCTCAACGCGCTCATGATCCCCAAACCGCCGGCGAAGCTGGGCAAGGGCATGGCGCGCGTGCTGCGGCCCGGGCGCGCGACGGGCCGTCTCATCGGCGGCAACCTGTCGTTAGTCCAGCAGACGATCGGCACGCCGTACGAAGTCGATACGCGCGACGCGATCCTCTTCCTCGAGGAAACGCGCGATCCGATGAGCGTGCTCGACGAGCGGCTCGTGCACCTCCGCGCCGCGGGCCTGCTGCGCGCGGTGAAGGGCATCGTGTTCGGCCAGCTCTCGATCGACCGCTCGGAGGAAGATGAGTTCGAGGACTTCCTGCTCGACCTGGTCTCGGACCTCAACGTGCCGGTGCTCGCCGACTTCCCGGCCGGACACGAGGTGCCGAACCTCACCGTTCCGTTAGGCACCGAGGTCGAGCTGGTGGCCGAGGACGCCGGAGGCTGGATCGCCTACCGCGAGGATGCGCTCGAGGAGGCGCCGCGCGAGGCGCCCGCCGCCAAGGACGCCGCGGCGCCGCCGAGCGCGCCGCCGCCCAACACGACCTCGCCGAACGCGAGCTTGCCCAACGCAGCATCGCCGAACGCGAGCCCGCCCAACGGCGAGTCCGCCGAGCCGGCGCGGGAGCCGGCGGCGACCGCCCGCTGA
- a CDS encoding ATPase, T2SS/T4P/T4SS family has protein sequence MHWLVQIAQRANLPRAETLDIAADMSTPMAWAGVEQHCGLGEDVLVRAVAAATGLEVAKFADAHPPARRLVPDRIARRWNVVPLRETDKHIVVATSDPSNVEAEQAIAFASGRRVMFEIASPAMLHAALAVPGQPIAPSTSTPINGTKPVSATGAVLDAAGVAQVADRLMADAIAAGASDVQFEPAKTGGMVRFRIDGVVRPYAELETAEFERLVARVKALARLATAVRTRPQEGKIKVATGAAAGIELRVATIPTRDGERATVRIPTAGDARTLADLDAMPDDLARLRELCAARAGLVLVCGAPGSGRTTTAYALAREVVGRGTPVTSIEDPIDSCVPGVSQMQVDIRTGLTAAALAREAMAADGAAILVGELRDRETADLAVQAATTGHLVIAVLQASSALGAIDRLGELGLGRTRIAAALHGIVAQQLLRRACTACGGSAVGQACASCGGSGLRGRVPIFEIVATTPPLRELIADGAPPSALHRSIGAAGSRSIEESAAARIAAGHTTAGEAERVLGVAPHPGAAGKPAEPRRVLVADDDEIERHLACTLLAQQGFEPHQACDGAVAIEMLTSERRFAAVVLDLHMPRVDGRSVLAHIRRTPALATLPVIVLTGSGDSRTEVEIIDAGADDYLSKPADPPRFLARIRAVLRRAAA, from the coding sequence ATGCACTGGCTAGTCCAGATCGCCCAGCGCGCGAACTTGCCGCGCGCCGAGACGCTCGATATTGCCGCCGACATGTCCACGCCGATGGCGTGGGCCGGCGTCGAACAGCATTGCGGGTTGGGCGAAGACGTACTCGTGCGCGCCGTTGCCGCCGCGACCGGACTCGAGGTTGCGAAGTTCGCGGATGCGCATCCCCCGGCGCGCCGCTTGGTGCCGGATCGCATCGCGCGCCGGTGGAACGTGGTGCCTCTGCGCGAGACCGACAAGCACATCGTGGTCGCGACGAGCGATCCATCCAACGTCGAAGCCGAGCAAGCCATCGCGTTCGCCTCGGGTCGTCGGGTGATGTTCGAGATCGCGAGTCCTGCGATGTTGCACGCTGCGCTGGCGGTGCCCGGTCAACCGATCGCGCCCTCGACCTCGACGCCGATCAACGGCACGAAACCGGTCAGCGCGACGGGTGCTGTGCTCGACGCTGCGGGCGTTGCGCAGGTGGCGGATCGGCTGATGGCCGACGCGATTGCAGCCGGCGCCAGCGACGTGCAGTTCGAGCCGGCGAAGACCGGCGGCATGGTGCGGTTTCGCATCGACGGCGTGGTTAGGCCGTACGCCGAACTCGAGACGGCGGAGTTCGAGCGCCTCGTGGCGCGGGTGAAGGCGCTGGCGCGCCTCGCGACCGCCGTGCGGACGCGTCCGCAGGAAGGCAAGATCAAGGTGGCGACCGGCGCCGCCGCCGGAATCGAGTTGCGCGTGGCGACGATCCCGACGCGCGATGGCGAGCGCGCGACCGTACGCATTCCGACGGCCGGAGACGCGCGCACGCTCGCCGATCTCGATGCGATGCCCGACGATCTCGCGCGGTTGCGCGAGCTGTGCGCGGCGCGCGCCGGCCTCGTGCTCGTGTGCGGCGCTCCCGGCTCCGGTCGTACGACCACCGCGTACGCGTTGGCGCGCGAGGTGGTCGGCCGCGGCACGCCGGTCACGAGCATCGAGGATCCGATCGACAGCTGCGTGCCGGGCGTCTCGCAGATGCAGGTCGACATCCGCACCGGTCTCACGGCGGCCGCGCTCGCGCGCGAAGCGATGGCCGCGGACGGCGCTGCGATTCTGGTGGGTGAGCTGCGCGACCGCGAAACCGCCGACCTCGCCGTGCAGGCAGCCACGACCGGGCATCTCGTCATCGCCGTCCTGCAGGCATCGAGCGCGCTCGGCGCGATCGATCGGTTAGGCGAGCTGGGTCTTGGCCGCACGCGCATCGCCGCCGCGTTGCACGGCATCGTGGCGCAGCAGCTGCTCCGCCGCGCCTGCACCGCGTGCGGCGGGAGCGCCGTCGGCCAGGCGTGCGCCTCCTGTGGAGGCAGCGGATTGCGCGGGCGCGTGCCGATATTCGAGATCGTCGCGACGACGCCGCCGCTGCGCGAGCTCATCGCCGATGGCGCCCCGCCGTCGGCGCTGCATCGCAGCATCGGGGCTGCGGGTTCGCGCTCGATCGAGGAAAGCGCGGCCGCGCGCATTGCCGCCGGCCACACCACCGCCGGCGAAGCCGAGCGTGTGTTAGGCGTGGCGCCGCACCCCGGCGCCGCCGGGAAGCCGGCCGAGCCGCGCCGCGTCCTCGTCGCCGACGATGACGAGATCGAGCGTCACCTCGCGTGCACGCTGCTCGCCCAACAGGGATTCGAGCCGCACCAGGCGTGCGACGGCGCCGTCGCGATCGAGATGCTCACTTCCGAGCGCCGTTTCGCCGCGGTGGTGCTCGACCTGCACATGCCGCGCGTGGACGGCCGCTCGGTGCTGGCCCACATTCGCCGGACGCCGGCGCTGGCCACGCTCCCGGTGATCGTGCTCACCGGGTCGGGCGACTCGCGCACCGAAGTCGAGATCATCGACGCCGGCGCCGACGACTACCTGTCGAAGCCCGCCGACCCACCCCGGTTCCTCGCCCGCATCCGCGCCGTATTACGCCGGGCCGCCGCCTAA